The proteins below are encoded in one region of Ferruginibacter lapsinanis:
- a CDS encoding DNA gyrase/topoisomerase IV subunit A has translation MAKANKEDYIHTESGIGGQYKNWFLDYASYVILERAVPAIEDGLKPVQRRILHAMKEMDDGRFNKVANIIGQSMQYHPHGDASIGDALVNMGQKDLLIETQGNWGDVRTGDEAAAARYIEARLSKFALEVAFNAKTTEWALSYDGRKNEPVTLPMKFPLLLAQGAEGIAVGLATKILPHNFCELIESSIKYLRGKKFELLPDFLTGGIMDASNYNDGKRGGKVRVRAIIEEVDKKTLVIRSVPYGVTTTQLMESIVKANDSGKIKIKKVTDHTAADVEIIIELAAGISPDITIDALYAFTDCEVSISPNTCVIVKDKPQFLGVTELLKISAENTKELLRKELEIRLAELLEKWHYTSLEKIFFEEKIYKELEKKHETWDKVIEAIDKAFVPFKKQLKRDITREDIVKLTEKPVRRIYRLDIDELNDQIKALEAEIKQVKHDIANLTDYAVAYYENLLKKFGKGRERKTEIKQFDTIQAKAVAIANTKLYVNFADGFIGTALKKDELIAEVSDFDDIIAFTKGGIMKVVKVSEKVFIGKDIIHVAVFQKNDERTTYNMIYLDGKTGVSYAKRFNVTGITRDKEYDLTKGSEKSKVHYFSANANGEAEVVKIVLSPNCSARNKELDFYFEEMEIKGRSSIGNQVTKYPIKTVKFKEAGRSTLDAKKLWFDDKFGRLNTDEKGQYLGKFDAEDRILVIYNDGNYEITDQELTQRFDPDKVLLMEKFDAEKIITAVYYDKEKVQFSVKRFKIETTTLHSKFFFIKEGAENYLEAVTTDAEPVLTVQSGRGTQARSSEIKVANIVEVMGWKALGAKLTDYSKSVEMQWEKKKDPNNPQGELFE, from the coding sequence ATGGCAAAAGCAAACAAAGAAGACTACATACATACAGAGTCCGGTATTGGCGGACAATATAAAAACTGGTTTTTAGATTATGCCAGTTATGTAATATTGGAGAGAGCAGTGCCTGCAATTGAAGATGGCTTAAAGCCAGTACAGCGCAGGATTCTTCATGCCATGAAGGAAATGGATGATGGAAGATTCAATAAAGTGGCTAATATTATAGGTCAGTCCATGCAATATCATCCGCATGGAGATGCTAGTATTGGAGATGCGTTGGTGAATATGGGGCAAAAAGATCTGTTGATAGAAACACAAGGAAACTGGGGAGATGTACGAACAGGAGACGAAGCTGCTGCTGCAAGATATATCGAAGCCCGACTAAGTAAATTTGCCTTAGAAGTGGCATTCAATGCTAAAACTACTGAGTGGGCTTTAAGTTATGATGGCAGAAAAAATGAACCGGTAACCTTACCGATGAAGTTTCCGTTATTATTAGCGCAGGGTGCAGAGGGGATTGCTGTTGGTTTGGCGACAAAAATTTTGCCTCATAACTTTTGTGAATTGATCGAATCCTCTATTAAATATCTACGAGGTAAAAAGTTTGAATTACTGCCAGACTTTCTTACTGGAGGTATAATGGATGCATCAAATTACAATGATGGAAAACGTGGGGGTAAAGTAAGGGTAAGAGCGATCATTGAAGAGGTGGATAAAAAGACTTTGGTGATCAGAAGTGTTCCCTATGGTGTGACTACTACACAGTTGATGGAGAGCATTGTAAAAGCTAATGATTCGGGAAAAATAAAAATTAAAAAAGTAACGGATCATACTGCTGCTGATGTTGAAATCATTATTGAATTAGCAGCCGGTATTTCTCCTGATATTACCATCGATGCACTGTATGCATTCACCGATTGTGAGGTAAGCATTTCACCTAATACCTGTGTTATTGTAAAAGATAAACCACAGTTTTTGGGCGTAACAGAGTTACTCAAAATTTCAGCTGAAAATACAAAAGAATTACTACGTAAAGAATTAGAGATACGCCTTGCAGAATTGCTCGAAAAATGGCATTATACTTCGTTGGAAAAAATATTTTTTGAAGAGAAGATATACAAAGAGTTAGAAAAAAAGCATGAGACCTGGGATAAAGTAATTGAGGCGATTGATAAAGCTTTTGTACCATTTAAAAAACAGTTAAAGAGAGATATTACCCGTGAGGATATTGTGAAACTAACGGAAAAACCTGTACGTAGAATTTACAGACTGGATATTGATGAATTGAATGATCAGATCAAAGCATTGGAAGCAGAGATCAAACAAGTAAAACATGATATTGCAAATTTGACGGATTATGCAGTGGCGTATTATGAAAATCTGTTGAAGAAATTCGGTAAAGGAAGAGAGCGTAAAACGGAGATAAAACAATTTGATACCATACAAGCGAAGGCTGTGGCTATTGCCAATACTAAGTTATACGTGAATTTTGCGGATGGCTTTATAGGAACTGCTTTGAAAAAGGATGAATTAATAGCCGAAGTTTCAGACTTTGATGATATCATTGCTTTTACCAAAGGAGGAATCATGAAAGTGGTAAAAGTATCAGAGAAAGTATTTATTGGAAAAGATATTATACATGTGGCCGTTTTTCAAAAAAATGATGAACGAACCACCTACAATATGATCTATCTTGACGGTAAGACAGGGGTTAGCTATGCCAAACGTTTTAATGTGACTGGTATCACCAGGGATAAAGAGTATGATCTTACAAAAGGTTCGGAAAAAAGTAAAGTACATTATTTCAGTGCAAATGCCAATGGCGAAGCAGAGGTGGTGAAGATCGTATTGAGTCCGAATTGTTCTGCAAGAAATAAGGAATTGGATTTCTATTTTGAAGAGATGGAGATCAAAGGAAGAAGCAGTATCGGTAACCAGGTAACAAAATATCCCATCAAAACAGTTAAATTTAAAGAAGCAGGGAGATCTACACTCGATGCCAAAAAACTTTGGTTTGATGATAAATTTGGCAGATTAAATACAGATGAGAAAGGACAGTATCTTGGTAAGTTTGATGCGGAAGATAGAATCCTGGTTATATATAATGATGGTAATTATGAAATTACCGATCAGGAATTGACACAACGTTTTGATCCTGACAAAGTATTGTTGATGGAAAAATTTGATGCAGAAAAAATTATCACGGCAGTATACTACGATAAAGAAAAAGTTCAATTCAGCGTAAAACGCTTTAAGATAGAAACCACCACATTGCATAGTAAGTTTTTCTTTATCAAAGAAGGTGCTGAAAATTATCTTGAAGCTGTTACAACAGATGCCGAACCTGTATTGACCGTTCAAAGTGGTAGGGGAACTCAGGCCAGAAGTTCGGAAATAAAGGTAGCCAATATAGTGGAAGTAATGGGCTGGAAGGCACTGGGAGCAAAACTCACCGACTACTCCAAAAGTGTAGAGATGCAGTGGGAAAAGAAAAAAGACCCCAATAATCCTCAGGGAGAATTATTTGAATAA
- a CDS encoding DUF1835 domain-containing protein, with protein sequence MIHVVFNEADVNVLKEAIALDESLQGEVVQIKDDYAVGPLNNIYVGEGIAERRQWWNDVLAGGDYERKADSDEIDDYKTAAELVGTLRRDENEIIWIWAAQNKHDVCGYYWLLNYMKEFQGRVFILYLNNLPFINEKGGVFYPNWLHEIPAKEFLKAKKLAREITLSEFEVDPDEWTKICNENKGVRLLEGGKKLTQEDYDFYDAELKKFITVDWQKASKIIHQYLAKAKHTTGDAYLLWRLKTMIAMGMFDVQGKIENMKDFEIKTKAI encoded by the coding sequence ATGATTCATGTAGTTTTTAACGAAGCAGATGTAAATGTATTGAAAGAGGCGATCGCATTAGATGAATCGTTGCAGGGTGAAGTTGTGCAGATAAAAGATGACTACGCGGTTGGTCCACTAAATAATATTTATGTTGGTGAGGGGATAGCAGAACGCAGACAGTGGTGGAATGATGTGCTGGCCGGCGGAGACTATGAGCGGAAAGCAGATAGTGATGAGATCGATGATTATAAGACAGCGGCAGAATTGGTGGGTACATTAAGAAGAGATGAAAATGAGATCATCTGGATATGGGCAGCACAAAATAAACATGATGTATGTGGGTATTACTGGCTGCTCAATTATATGAAAGAATTTCAAGGGAGGGTGTTTATTCTTTATTTGAATAATCTTCCCTTTATCAATGAAAAAGGAGGAGTATTCTATCCTAATTGGTTACATGAGATTCCTGCAAAAGAATTTTTAAAAGCTAAAAAATTAGCCAGAGAAATAACGTTGAGTGAGTTTGAAGTTGATCCGGATGAATGGACAAAGATCTGCAATGAAAATAAAGGTGTTCGCTTATTGGAAGGCGGGAAGAAATTAACGCAGGAGGACTATGATTTTTATGATGCAGAATTGAAAAAATTTATAACAGTCGATTGGCAGAAAGCATCAAAGATCATTCATCAATATTTGGCCAAAGCAAAACACACAACAGGCGATGCTTATTTATTATGGCGTTTAAAAACAATGATAGCAATGGGGATGTTTGATGTGCAGGGGAAGATAGAGAATATGAAAGATTTTGAAATTAAGACAAAAGCGATCTGA
- a CDS encoding class I SAM-dependent methyltransferase has product MQVENTRKYVIPFIEQYRKIAPGTRVLEIGCGEAGVLKAFTDLGCIGVGVELDEPRLVIAREWMSEEMNKGLVSFISKDIYKVDVEKEFPSRFDIIILKDVIEHIHDQKKLIAWMKHYLNKDGIVFFGFPPWQMPFGGHQQVMQSKLLSKLPYFHLLPMFIYKGILKLFKENVDAFTEVKDTGISIERFEKIVDETGYNVVNKIHYFLNPIYEFKFGWKPKKQNAVISAIPWVRNFFTTCVYYMITPK; this is encoded by the coding sequence ATGCAGGTAGAAAATACCCGTAAGTATGTTATTCCTTTCATTGAACAATATAGAAAGATAGCACCAGGAACACGGGTGTTGGAAATTGGTTGTGGAGAAGCAGGAGTATTAAAAGCCTTTACAGATTTAGGTTGTATAGGAGTTGGCGTAGAACTGGATGAACCAAGATTGGTTATTGCCAGAGAATGGATGAGTGAAGAAATGAATAAAGGATTGGTATCTTTTATATCAAAAGATATTTATAAAGTAGATGTTGAAAAGGAGTTTCCGAGTCGATTTGATATCATTATTTTAAAAGATGTGATTGAACATATCCATGATCAGAAAAAATTGATTGCATGGATGAAACATTATTTAAATAAAGATGGAATCGTATTCTTTGGATTTCCGCCGTGGCAAATGCCTTTTGGAGGGCATCAACAGGTAATGCAAAGTAAGTTGTTGAGTAAACTGCCTTATTTTCATTTGTTGCCAATGTTTATCTACAAAGGGATATTGAAATTATTCAAAGAAAATGTGGATGCGTTCACAGAAGTCAAGGACACAGGTATATCCATAGAACGATTTGAAAAAATAGTTGACGAAACAGGATATAATGTAGTCAATAAAATTCATTATTTCCTGAATCCGATCTACGAATTTAAGTTCGGCTGGAAACCCAAAAAACAAAATGCAGTGATCAGTGCTATACCATGGGTAAGAAATTTTTTTACTACCTGTGTATACTATATGATCACACCAAAATAG
- a CDS encoding DNA topoisomerase IV subunit B — MAEKEQLDYTEDSIRSLDWKEHIRLRPGMYIGKLGDGSSADDGIYVLLKEVIDNCIDEHTMGYGKHIDVTITDKIISVRDYGRGIPLGKVVDVVSKINTGAKYDSKAFQKSVGLNGVGTKAVNALSNYFKVTAYREGKEKTAEFERGNLVKEHKEVATKEDNGTYVEFTPDDLIFKNFHFVQEYLDNQFWNYCYLNAGLVMNLNGKRFVSKNGLLDLLERKTNADEIRYPIIHLKGEDIEVAITHESAYGEEYYSFVNGQFTTQGGTHLAAFREGFIKTVREFFKKDYDASDIRGSICAAISVRVQEPVFESQTKTKLGSQNVYEGGPSMRNFIGDFLNKELDNYLHKNPATADALKKRIEQNERERKELSGIRKLANERAKKANLHNKKLRDCKYHYNDEATGKEKDKILEKAKESTIFITEGDSASGSITKARIVDTQAVFSLRGKPLNCFGLTKKVVYENEEFNLLQHALNIEDGYETLRYNNIVFATDADVDGMHIRLLLMTFFLQFFPDLVKNGHVYILETPLFRVRDKKETIYCYDEKEKQEAIKKLTGKPEITRFKGLGEISPDEFARFIGRDMKLQPVMMLPDTHIQQLLEYYMGKNTQSRQDFIIDNLKVEVDLVEEV, encoded by the coding sequence ATGGCAGAAAAAGAACAATTGGATTATACAGAAGACTCCATACGGAGCCTCGATTGGAAAGAACATATACGCCTTCGTCCGGGTATGTACATCGGTAAATTAGGTGATGGAAGCAGTGCCGACGATGGGATTTATGTATTGCTGAAGGAAGTTATCGACAACTGTATTGATGAACATACCATGGGGTATGGTAAGCATATTGATGTAACGATCACCGATAAAATTATTTCTGTAAGAGATTACGGACGTGGTATTCCACTGGGTAAAGTGGTAGATGTGGTAAGTAAAATAAATACCGGAGCTAAATATGATAGCAAGGCTTTTCAAAAAAGTGTGGGATTGAATGGTGTGGGTACCAAAGCCGTAAATGCATTGAGTAATTACTTTAAAGTAACTGCATACAGAGAAGGCAAGGAAAAAACTGCCGAATTTGAAAGAGGTAATTTGGTGAAAGAACATAAGGAAGTTGCAACAAAAGAAGACAACGGTACTTATGTAGAATTTACTCCCGATGACCTGATCTTTAAGAATTTTCATTTTGTACAGGAATATCTCGATAACCAGTTTTGGAATTACTGTTACTTGAATGCCGGTTTAGTAATGAACCTGAATGGTAAAAGGTTTGTGAGCAAAAATGGCTTATTGGACCTGTTGGAACGTAAGACCAATGCTGATGAGATCCGTTATCCTATCATTCATTTAAAAGGAGAAGATATTGAAGTAGCCATTACACATGAAAGTGCATATGGCGAAGAGTACTACAGTTTTGTAAACGGACAGTTTACTACACAGGGAGGAACGCACCTGGCGGCCTTTAGAGAAGGCTTCATAAAAACTGTCAGAGAGTTTTTTAAGAAAGATTATGATGCGTCTGATATACGAGGCAGTATTTGTGCTGCCATTAGTGTAAGAGTGCAGGAGCCCGTTTTTGAAAGTCAGACAAAAACAAAATTAGGCTCACAAAACGTGTATGAAGGTGGACCAAGTATGCGGAATTTTATCGGTGATTTTTTAAATAAAGAGCTTGATAATTATTTACATAAAAATCCTGCTACTGCCGACGCACTTAAAAAGCGTATTGAGCAAAATGAAAGAGAGCGTAAGGAGTTGTCCGGTATCAGAAAATTAGCTAACGAAAGAGCTAAGAAAGCCAATCTCCACAATAAAAAATTAAGAGATTGTAAGTATCACTATAATGATGAGGCTACGGGGAAAGAAAAAGATAAAATTCTTGAAAAAGCAAAAGAGAGTACCATCTTCATTACCGAAGGAGATAGTGCAAGTGGTAGCATCACTAAGGCCCGTATTGTAGATACACAGGCTGTTTTTAGTCTTCGTGGTAAACCATTGAATTGTTTTGGGTTAACAAAAAAAGTGGTGTACGAGAATGAAGAATTTAACCTTCTCCAACATGCGTTAAACATAGAAGATGGCTACGAAACATTACGCTACAACAATATTGTATTCGCCACCGATGCCGATGTAGATGGTATGCATATCCGGTTATTATTAATGACATTCTTCCTGCAATTCTTTCCTGACCTGGTTAAGAACGGGCATGTATATATATTAGAAACACCTTTGTTCAGAGTACGTGATAAAAAGGAAACAATTTATTGTTATGATGAAAAAGAAAAACAGGAAGCAATCAAAAAATTGACCGGTAAGCCGGAGATAACAAGGTTTAAAGGTTTGGGTGAGATCAGTCCGGATGAATTTGCAAGATTCATAGGAAGAGACATGAAATTGCAACCGGTGATGATGTTGCCTGATACACATATTCAACAATTGCTTGAATATTATATGGGGAAAAATACCCAATCAAGACAGGATTTTATTATTGACAATCTGAAGGTAGAAGTTGATTTGGTTGAAGAAGTTTAA
- a CDS encoding YkgJ family cysteine cluster protein: MQLQTNLASIAEVAIAKEKENEDFKDFLQSKDAAAIDEIVHRLNTEISPKIDCTTCGNCCRSLMINVSDAEADNLANHLQISTADLKATYIEKGAGGLMIINQIPCHFLEGTKCSIYEHRFAGCRAFPHLDLPKFTSRLFSTFMYYSMCPIIFNVVETLKTETGFTPQI; the protein is encoded by the coding sequence GTGCAGTTACAAACAAACCTGGCTTCGATCGCAGAAGTGGCCATAGCCAAGGAAAAAGAAAACGAGGATTTTAAGGATTTTTTACAATCGAAGGATGCTGCAGCAATAGATGAAATAGTTCACCGGCTCAATACCGAGATATCCCCAAAAATAGATTGTACCACCTGCGGCAATTGCTGTAGATCTTTAATGATAAATGTTTCTGATGCTGAGGCAGATAATCTTGCTAACCACCTGCAGATAAGTACTGCAGACTTGAAAGCAACATATATTGAAAAGGGAGCCGGTGGATTAATGATTATTAATCAAATTCCCTGTCATTTTCTGGAAGGTACAAAATGCAGTATTTACGAACATCGTTTTGCCGGATGCAGGGCATTTCCTCACTTAGACCTTCCGAAATTTACCAGCAGACTCTTTAGCACTTTTATGTACTACAGCATGTGCCCCATCATTTTTAATGTAGTAGAAACATTAAAAACTGAAACAGGTTTTACTCCTCAAATTTGA